Proteins encoded together in one Mycolicibacter minnesotensis window:
- a CDS encoding DUF2252 domain-containing protein: protein MLLESQAKDRVPELVPIRYTRMLASPYAFFRGAAVIMAADLAAGENTGLGVQLCGDAHLSNFGLYASPERHLTFDLNDFDETLPGPWDWDVKRLVASTAVLCRSRGLDVARQESMVRACAQAYRSQMRELSQLGELDVWYAQSVVDAELLDTVEPLYAKEIRRTAAGALARGRQQAADKLTHSRDGRRHLRSDPPLIVPAGELVTDVVAHLYDIYMRKLIRDYVSSLRGDLRVLARRYRYVEMARKVVGVGSVGTRTWIVLFEGRSGRDPLLMQVKEARPSVLEAHLTRSSYPNAGERVVAGQRLMQASSDILLGWLHAIGPDGHHGDYYVRQLWDMKGSADVETMRPRVLTAYIQACGRALARAHSRSGDRVAIAAYLGKGDKADRALARFAIAYAEQNQCDYQALRAAAESGRITAA, encoded by the coding sequence GTGCTGCTGGAATCGCAGGCCAAGGACCGCGTCCCGGAGCTGGTGCCGATCCGCTACACCCGCATGTTGGCCTCGCCCTACGCGTTCTTCAGAGGTGCCGCGGTGATCATGGCCGCGGACCTTGCTGCCGGGGAGAACACCGGGCTGGGGGTGCAACTGTGCGGCGACGCGCACCTGTCGAACTTCGGGCTGTACGCCTCCCCGGAACGCCATCTGACCTTTGATCTCAACGATTTCGATGAGACGCTGCCGGGACCGTGGGACTGGGATGTCAAACGTCTGGTGGCCAGTACTGCGGTCCTGTGCCGCAGTAGGGGACTCGATGTTGCCCGCCAGGAGTCGATGGTTCGGGCGTGCGCCCAGGCCTATCGCAGCCAGATGCGGGAGTTGTCGCAGCTGGGTGAACTCGACGTCTGGTACGCCCAATCTGTCGTCGACGCTGAGCTACTCGACACAGTGGAACCGTTATACGCCAAGGAGATCCGGCGCACCGCGGCGGGAGCCCTGGCCCGCGGGCGACAGCAGGCCGCCGACAAGCTGACCCACTCGCGCGACGGCCGCAGACACCTGCGCAGTGATCCGCCGCTGATAGTGCCGGCCGGCGAGCTGGTCACCGACGTCGTCGCGCACCTCTATGACATCTACATGCGCAAGCTGATTCGCGACTATGTATCCAGCCTTCGCGGCGACCTGCGGGTTTTGGCGAGGCGCTACCGCTATGTGGAGATGGCGCGCAAGGTCGTGGGGGTGGGCAGCGTCGGAACCCGCACGTGGATCGTGCTGTTTGAAGGACGTAGCGGCCGCGACCCACTGCTCATGCAGGTCAAAGAGGCGCGACCATCGGTGTTGGAAGCCCACCTCACGCGCAGCTCCTACCCGAATGCCGGCGAACGGGTGGTCGCGGGTCAGCGGTTGATGCAGGCCAGCAGCGACATCCTGTTGGGCTGGCTGCACGCGATCGGCCCTGACGGCCACCATGGCGACTACTACGTACGACAACTGTGGGACATGAAGGGCTCCGCCGACGTCGAGACGATGCGGCCCAGAGTTCTTACCGCCTACATCCAGGCGTGCGGGCGGGCGCTTGCGCGGGCGCACAGCCGCTCCGGTGACCGGGTGGCGATTGCGGCCTATCTTGGCAAGGGGGACAAGGCAGACCGGGCGCTGGCCCGGTTCGCCATCGCCTATGCCGAGCAGAACCAGTGCGACTACCAGGCGTTACGCGCCGCGGCAGAGAGCGGCCGGATCACCGCCGCCTGA
- the eccE gene encoding type VII secretion protein EccE — protein MSTYRSPRLGTGRITLVLLALAAAATAYPWESGRERWVLGVAIALAAASVARWRGLHLTTLVRRWAALKLPRGGERGAHRPDTNERVTVLLAVTAPKSEPDLLPLPLIARYLDRYGLRAEAIRVTSRDVVDESGNRTRTTWIGLTLSAVENLGALAARSPEIPLHRTAVVVARRLADSLRESGWAVNLVGPEEIPDLDDGHSRETWQAVGGDGGDYLAAYGVTPGHDVPELLAKVWSHPAPETWTVLEIAGSGDDQTLALGAALRTAGQPTGVPVPGLSPQPGNQRASLAALHPSSGQHLDGHVAVPHDVLTRVQWPSSIAGRAPAQSVAG, from the coding sequence GTGAGCACGTACCGATCACCCCGGCTCGGTACCGGACGGATCACTTTGGTGCTGTTGGCGCTTGCCGCCGCGGCGACGGCCTACCCATGGGAGTCAGGACGGGAGCGCTGGGTGCTGGGCGTCGCCATTGCCCTGGCGGCCGCATCGGTGGCACGGTGGCGGGGCTTGCACCTCACGACGCTCGTGCGGCGCTGGGCGGCACTCAAGCTGCCCCGCGGTGGTGAGCGGGGCGCACACCGGCCCGATACCAATGAGCGGGTCACAGTCCTCTTGGCGGTGACGGCGCCGAAGAGTGAGCCCGATCTACTCCCGCTGCCGCTGATTGCCCGCTACTTGGACCGCTACGGCCTGCGGGCTGAGGCGATCCGGGTCACCAGCCGAGATGTCGTGGATGAGTCAGGCAACCGCACTCGAACGACGTGGATCGGGCTCACCCTCTCTGCGGTGGAGAACCTGGGCGCCCTTGCGGCCCGGTCCCCGGAGATCCCGTTGCACAGAACTGCGGTGGTAGTCGCCCGACGGCTTGCCGACAGCCTGCGTGAATCCGGCTGGGCGGTCAACCTTGTCGGTCCCGAGGAGATCCCGGACCTCGACGACGGCCACTCCCGCGAGACCTGGCAGGCAGTAGGGGGCGATGGGGGCGATTATCTTGCCGCGTATGGGGTTACGCCCGGACATGATGTTCCTGAGCTGCTGGCGAAGGTGTGGTCGCATCCGGCGCCGGAAACCTGGACGGTCCTAGAGATCGCCGGCTCGGGTGACGATCAGACCCTCGCGCTCGGCGCAGCCTTGCGCACCGCGGGGCAACCCACTGGCGTGCCCGTGCCCGGACTGAGCCCGCAACCCGGAAACCAGCGGGCGTCACTGGCGGCGCTGCATCCGTCATCGGGGCAGCACCTCGACGGTCACGTCGCCGTGCCCCATGACGTGCTGACCCGGGTGCAGTGGCCGAGCAGCATCGCGGGACGGGCCCCGGCGCAGAGTGTTGCCGGCTGA
- a CDS encoding bile acid:sodium symporter family protein yields MDSRFFPLVVVTAMLALGMTLTVADFRRAAALKRPLAVALICQAIMLPALCLLIAEAFHLPPNLAVGLMLISAVPGGLLANVFSHLVNGDLALNLTLTAINAVLSIASLPAILAISISWFTGEGRSIPLQLDKFVAVVGLVIIPTAIGVAIRERFPDLARRLKRPVRVAAATLLVAISVAAIVGGHTTLANNLGALTGAVVSFATVSLTVGYLVPRWMKLAPRQAIAISLEIGMHNAMVATAIALSPQLLNSAEIGTVPALYGVIAPVIALLLVATIRAVDPAHRQAAADSRSVSAATPAPDDDAQPASEAVAT; encoded by the coding sequence ATGGATAGCCGGTTCTTCCCCTTGGTCGTCGTGACGGCCATGCTCGCCCTGGGAATGACCCTCACGGTCGCCGACTTCCGCAGGGCTGCAGCACTCAAGCGCCCCCTGGCGGTCGCCTTGATCTGCCAGGCGATCATGCTGCCGGCCCTGTGCCTGTTGATCGCCGAGGCCTTCCACCTCCCGCCCAATCTCGCGGTGGGGCTGATGCTGATCTCCGCAGTTCCCGGCGGCCTGTTGGCGAATGTCTTCAGTCACTTGGTCAATGGCGACCTTGCCCTCAATCTCACGCTGACCGCGATCAACGCCGTGCTGTCGATCGCTTCCCTACCAGCGATATTGGCGATATCCATCAGCTGGTTCACCGGCGAGGGGCGCAGCATCCCGCTGCAGCTGGACAAATTCGTCGCGGTGGTCGGCCTGGTGATCATTCCCACCGCCATAGGTGTTGCCATCCGCGAGCGCTTCCCCGATCTGGCTCGCCGCCTGAAGCGGCCGGTCCGGGTCGCCGCGGCCACGCTGCTGGTCGCGATCTCCGTGGCGGCGATCGTGGGCGGGCACACGACATTGGCGAACAACCTCGGCGCACTGACCGGTGCCGTCGTCTCCTTCGCCACCGTCAGCTTGACCGTCGGATATCTCGTGCCGCGCTGGATGAAGCTCGCTCCGAGGCAGGCGATTGCCATCAGCCTCGAGATCGGGATGCATAACGCGATGGTGGCCACCGCGATTGCACTGAGCCCACAACTACTCAACAGCGCCGAGATCGGAACCGTGCCGGCGCTGTATGGGGTCATCGCACCCGTTATCGCGTTGCTTCTGGTTGCCACCATTCGCGCCGTAGACCCCGCCCATCGTCAGGCCGCCGCGGATTCGCGGTCCGTTTCCGCGGCAACCCCAGCCCCTGACGACGATGCTCAGCCGGCGTCGGAGGCGGTGGCAACCTAG
- the ruvA gene encoding Holliday junction branch migration protein RuvA, translating into MIASVRGEVVDIALDHAVVEAAGVGYKLMATPATLSTLRRGSESRLITAMIVREDSMTLYGFPDSEARDLFLTLIGVSGIGPKIALATLAVYDAAALRRALADGDVTALTRVPGIGKRGAERLVLELRDKIGSVATSDGAVFAAHGVRAPVIEALIGLGFAAKQAEETTDKVLADAPDATTSEVLRTALSRLGKTK; encoded by the coding sequence ATGATCGCGTCGGTCCGTGGTGAGGTCGTCGACATCGCGCTGGATCATGCCGTGGTCGAGGCGGCGGGGGTGGGCTACAAGTTGATGGCCACCCCGGCGACCCTCTCGACCCTGCGACGAGGCAGCGAATCCCGCTTGATCACCGCGATGATCGTGCGGGAAGACTCGATGACGCTCTACGGATTCCCCGACTCCGAGGCCCGCGATCTATTTCTCACGCTGATCGGGGTGTCGGGAATCGGACCCAAGATCGCCCTGGCGACGCTGGCGGTCTACGACGCGGCTGCGCTGCGTCGGGCATTGGCCGACGGGGACGTCACGGCCTTGACCCGCGTACCGGGAATCGGTAAGCGGGGTGCCGAGCGGCTGGTGCTCGAGCTGCGCGACAAGATCGGATCGGTCGCGACCTCCGACGGTGCCGTGTTCGCAGCTCACGGGGTGCGCGCTCCGGTGATCGAGGCCTTGATCGGGCTCGGTTTCGCCGCCAAGCAGGCCGAGGAGACCACCGACAAGGTCTTGGCCGACGCTCCCGACGCCACCACCTCTGAGGTGCTGCGGACCGCACTGAGTCGGCTGGGGAAGACCAAGTGA
- the ruvC gene encoding crossover junction endodeoxyribonuclease RuvC yields the protein MRVMGVDPGLTRCGLSVVEGGQGRQVTALDVDVVRTPADQPLPQRLLTISDTAEHWLDTHRPDVIAIERVFAQQNVSTVMGTAQAGGVIALQAARRGIAVHFHTPSEVKAAVTGNGSADKAQVTTMITRILGLQQKPTPADAADALALAICHCWRAPMIARMAAAEALAAEQRRKYTAKLKAARA from the coding sequence ATGCGGGTGATGGGCGTCGATCCCGGCCTGACGCGCTGCGGGCTGTCGGTGGTCGAAGGCGGGCAGGGCCGTCAGGTCACCGCGTTGGATGTCGACGTGGTGCGCACCCCGGCCGACCAGCCGCTTCCGCAGCGCTTGCTGACTATCAGTGACACTGCGGAACATTGGTTGGACACTCACCGCCCCGACGTCATCGCGATCGAGCGCGTTTTCGCCCAGCAGAACGTCTCCACCGTGATGGGCACCGCGCAGGCCGGCGGGGTGATCGCGCTGCAGGCCGCCCGCCGTGGCATCGCTGTGCATTTTCACACTCCCAGCGAGGTCAAAGCCGCGGTGACTGGCAACGGTTCTGCCGACAAGGCGCAGGTGACCACGATGATCACCCGGATACTTGGGCTGCAGCAGAAGCCGACTCCGGCTGACGCGGCCGACGCGCTGGCGCTCGCGATCTGCCACTGCTGGCGGGCTCCGATGATCGCTCGGATGGCCGCCGCCGAGGCGCTGGCGGCAGAGCAGCGGCGCAAGTACACCGCCAAACTCAAGGCGGCGCGGGCATGA
- the mycP gene encoding type VII secretion-associated serine protease mycosin: protein MTSLTGAGLRPAGRVGITLTGLVVVLATALCTSPSGSAITPPTVDPAVAPPSGTPGPVQATQQFGECSTSEVIAGTDLAAPNPAFSLLDLPSAWRFSRGEGQTVAVIDTGVRPGPRLPAVDPGGDYVGTTDGLVDCDGHGTLVAGLIAGQPDGDGFSGVAPASRVLSLRATSAKITPAASTGDPEVVRANAAVTALSRAIVHAADLGAQVITVSAVFCLPADRDIDQSELGAALRYAAVEKDAVVIAASGDSGSGGSVFGGPGCQSNPLTDLSRPADPRNWAAVTSVSIPSSWQPYVLSVASLSADGQPSKFTAAGPWVGVAAPGENVVSVSNRDDGGLANGLPGAKQRLTSLNGTGYASAYVAGIAALLRSRYPDLAATEVIHRITATAHNVARAPSNIVGAGAVDPVAALTWHLPAGGGRDADPVKQVAAPPEPAPKDYTPLAVAFGGTAALTLTALAAAIVARRRKETAL, encoded by the coding sequence ATGACCAGCCTGACCGGAGCCGGTCTGAGACCGGCTGGGCGGGTGGGGATCACCCTCACCGGGCTTGTTGTGGTGCTGGCTACAGCCTTGTGCACGTCCCCGTCGGGTTCGGCGATCACTCCGCCGACCGTCGATCCCGCGGTGGCTCCACCGAGTGGAACCCCCGGTCCGGTGCAAGCCACTCAACAGTTCGGCGAGTGCAGCACCTCAGAGGTCATCGCGGGAACCGATCTGGCAGCGCCCAATCCCGCGTTTTCGCTGCTGGATCTTCCTTCAGCGTGGCGATTCTCCCGCGGTGAAGGCCAGACGGTTGCCGTCATAGACACCGGGGTCCGGCCTGGACCGCGGTTGCCCGCAGTCGATCCGGGGGGAGACTACGTCGGTACCACTGACGGTCTTGTCGACTGCGACGGGCACGGAACGCTCGTTGCGGGACTCATCGCCGGTCAACCCGATGGCGACGGCTTCTCCGGCGTCGCACCTGCGTCACGGGTGCTTTCCCTGCGAGCCACCTCCGCAAAGATCACGCCCGCAGCCTCTACCGGGGATCCAGAGGTCGTACGGGCGAACGCTGCGGTGACGGCACTGAGCCGGGCGATCGTGCACGCCGCAGATCTTGGTGCACAAGTCATCACCGTCTCGGCGGTGTTCTGCCTGCCGGCCGATCGCGACATCGATCAGTCCGAGTTGGGAGCTGCGCTGCGCTACGCCGCAGTCGAGAAAGACGCCGTCGTGATCGCTGCTTCCGGTGACAGTGGTTCCGGGGGGTCGGTGTTCGGCGGACCCGGATGCCAGTCCAACCCGCTGACCGACCTGAGCAGGCCCGCCGACCCGCGCAACTGGGCCGCTGTCACCTCGGTGTCGATCCCATCATCGTGGCAGCCCTACGTGTTGTCGGTGGCGTCGTTGTCGGCTGACGGTCAGCCGTCGAAGTTCACCGCGGCTGGACCGTGGGTCGGTGTCGCGGCACCGGGCGAAAACGTTGTATCGGTGAGCAACCGCGACGATGGCGGCCTGGCCAATGGCCTGCCCGGAGCCAAGCAGCGACTGACCTCGCTCAACGGCACCGGCTACGCGTCGGCCTATGTGGCCGGTATCGCGGCACTCCTGAGGAGCCGCTACCCGGACCTCGCCGCGACGGAGGTGATTCACCGGATCACCGCAACCGCCCACAACGTCGCCCGCGCGCCATCGAACATCGTGGGTGCCGGCGCGGTGGATCCGGTAGCCGCCCTGACCTGGCACCTGCCCGCAGGGGGCGGCCGCGACGCAGATCCGGTGAAACAGGTTGCCGCGCCTCCTGAGCCGGCTCCGAAGGACTACACACCGCTGGCCGTTGCATTCGGCGGCACAGCGGCGCTGACATTGACCGCCCTGGCCGCCGCGATCGTGGCGCGTCGGCGAAAGGAGACCGCACTGTGA
- the ruvB gene encoding Holliday junction branch migration DNA helicase RuvB — MNQPGDPDEREVSPALTVGEGDIDAGLRPRSLAEFIGQPRVREQLQLVLEGAKNRGGTPDHILLSGPPGLGKTSLAMIIASELGTSLRLTSGPALERAGDLAAMLSNLVEHDVLFIDEIHRIARPAEEMLYLAMEDFRVDVVVGKGPGATSIPLEVAPFTLVGATTRSGALTGPLRDRFGFTAHMDFYEPAELQRVLARSAKILGIELGEAAAVEVARRSRGTPRIANRLLRRVRDYAEVRADGVITRDVAKAALAVYDVDELGLDRLDRAVLSALTRSFGGGPVGVSTLAVAVGEEATTVEEVCEPFLVRAGMVARTPRGRVATPAAWTHLGLVPPAGAAGLGQQGLFEAD; from the coding sequence GTGAACCAACCCGGCGATCCCGACGAACGCGAAGTCTCTCCGGCGCTGACCGTCGGCGAGGGAGACATCGACGCTGGTCTGCGCCCACGGAGCCTGGCCGAATTCATCGGTCAGCCCCGGGTCCGCGAACAGCTTCAGTTGGTGCTCGAGGGCGCCAAGAACCGGGGCGGCACACCCGACCACATCCTGCTGTCCGGCCCGCCTGGGCTGGGAAAGACATCGCTGGCGATGATCATCGCCAGTGAACTGGGCACGTCGCTGCGGCTCACCTCGGGGCCGGCGCTGGAACGTGCCGGAGACCTGGCCGCCATGCTGTCGAATCTGGTCGAACACGACGTGCTGTTCATCGACGAGATTCATCGCATCGCGCGGCCCGCCGAGGAGATGCTGTACCTGGCGATGGAGGACTTCCGGGTCGATGTCGTCGTCGGGAAGGGGCCTGGGGCAACGTCGATTCCGCTGGAAGTCGCGCCGTTCACCTTGGTCGGAGCGACCACCCGATCCGGTGCGCTGACCGGCCCACTGCGCGATCGGTTCGGCTTCACCGCGCATATGGATTTCTACGAACCCGCCGAACTGCAGCGGGTGCTGGCCCGCTCGGCAAAGATCCTGGGGATCGAATTGGGCGAGGCGGCGGCGGTGGAGGTCGCACGGCGGTCCCGCGGAACTCCCCGGATCGCCAACCGGCTCTTGCGTCGGGTACGTGACTACGCGGAGGTGCGCGCCGACGGGGTGATCACTCGCGACGTGGCGAAAGCAGCCCTGGCGGTCTACGACGTCGACGAGTTGGGCCTGGATCGCCTCGACCGGGCGGTGCTCTCAGCGCTGACCCGCAGTTTCGGTGGCGGGCCGGTCGGGGTGTCCACGCTGGCGGTCGCGGTAGGCGAGGAAGCCACCACCGTCGAAGAGGTGTGCGAGCCGTTCCTGGTGCGCGCCGGGATGGTGGCCCGGACACCGCGGGGTCGTGTCGCTACACCGGCAGCCTGGACGCACCTGGGTTTGGTGCCGCCGGCCGGCGCGGCGGGCCTCGGTCAGCAGGGGCTGTTCGAGGCCGACTGA
- the gabT gene encoding 4-aminobutyrate--2-oxoglutarate transaminase, which translates to MPPLPQSRHLATEIPGPGSVQLSRRRAAAVARGVASTLPVYAARAGGGIVEDVDGNRLIDLGSGIAVTTVGAAAPRVVDAVQRQVAEFTHTCFMVTPYEGYVAVAEALNRITPGTHEKTSVLVNSGSEALENAVKIARAHTRKTAVVAFDHGYHGRTNLTMALTAKSMPYKSGFGPFAPDIYRAPTSYPYRDSLIDKDLGSDGTQAAERTISVIESQIGAANLAALVIEPIHGEGGFIVPAPGFLPALLAWCRDNNVVFVADEVQTGFARTGAMFACEHEPIVPDLICTAKGIAGGLPLAAVTGSADIMAAPHLSGLGGTFGGNPVACAAALAALAAVEADELVGRARQIERLILERLRRAQADDDRIGDVRGRGAMIAVELVRPDSAEPDPDLTKALAAACHQAGVIVLTCGTFGNVVRLLPPLTISDELLAEGLDVLTAELAKL; encoded by the coding sequence GTGCCGCCGCTGCCCCAGAGCCGTCACTTGGCCACCGAGATTCCCGGGCCGGGCTCGGTGCAGCTCTCCCGTCGCCGAGCGGCCGCCGTCGCCCGTGGCGTGGCAAGCACACTGCCGGTCTACGCGGCGCGGGCCGGTGGGGGCATCGTCGAGGACGTCGATGGCAATCGGCTGATCGACCTGGGTTCGGGCATCGCTGTCACCACCGTGGGAGCGGCCGCCCCCCGGGTGGTGGACGCCGTGCAGCGGCAGGTCGCCGAGTTCACCCACACCTGCTTCATGGTTACGCCGTACGAGGGATACGTGGCCGTAGCCGAGGCCCTCAACCGGATCACGCCGGGCACGCACGAGAAGACGTCCGTACTGGTCAACTCCGGTTCGGAGGCCCTGGAGAACGCCGTCAAGATCGCCCGGGCTCACACCCGTAAGACCGCGGTGGTTGCGTTCGACCACGGCTATCACGGCCGGACCAACCTGACGATGGCACTGACCGCCAAGTCCATGCCCTACAAGAGTGGATTCGGGCCGTTCGCGCCCGACATCTACCGTGCCCCGACGTCCTATCCCTACCGCGACAGCCTGATCGACAAAGACCTCGGCAGCGACGGCACGCAGGCCGCCGAGCGCACCATCAGCGTCATCGAGAGCCAGATCGGGGCCGCCAACCTGGCCGCGCTGGTCATAGAGCCGATCCACGGCGAGGGTGGCTTCATCGTTCCGGCGCCGGGATTTCTGCCCGCGCTGCTGGCCTGGTGTCGCGACAACAACGTCGTGTTCGTCGCCGACGAGGTGCAGACCGGATTCGCTCGAACCGGGGCGATGTTTGCCTGCGAGCACGAGCCGATCGTGCCCGACCTCATCTGTACCGCCAAGGGAATCGCCGGTGGATTACCGCTGGCAGCGGTCACCGGCAGTGCCGACATCATGGCTGCCCCACACCTCAGCGGGCTGGGCGGCACGTTCGGCGGCAACCCGGTGGCCTGCGCCGCGGCCCTGGCGGCCTTGGCCGCGGTCGAAGCCGACGAGCTGGTGGGGCGGGCACGCCAGATCGAACGGCTGATCCTCGAGCGCCTCCGCCGGGCACAGGCCGACGACGATCGGATCGGGGACGTTCGTGGTCGCGGCGCCATGATCGCCGTCGAACTGGTGCGGCCCGACAGCGCCGAACCCGACCCGGACCTGACCAAGGCGTTGGCGGCAGCCTGTCATCAGGCCGGGGTAATCGTGTTGACCTGCGGAACGTTTGGCAACGTGGTGCGCCTGTTGCCGCCGCTGACGATCAGCGACGAGCTACTGGCCGAAGGCCTAGACGTGCTGACCGCCGAACTCGCGAAGCTCTAG
- a CDS encoding arylsulfatase yields MSLPQRAPQDAPNVVVILLDDLGFAQFGCYGSDIATPAIDRLASGGLRYNRFHVTALCSPTRAALLTGRNHHAVGMGFLADLPTTHPGYTAHIPRSAATLPRILRDSGWSTLATGKWHLVPRGERGGAGPFDQWPLGLGFERYYGFLRGDANQWAPELVRDNSFVEPPARPDEGYHLTEDLADEAIRMVLSQQANAPGKPFFLYFTPGAMHSPHHVERSWADAYAGKFDVGWDSWRDDLFARQVKSGVVPADTTLTPRPPWVPAWEDLSADERRLYARMHEVYAGFLSHTDAQIGRLVDTLERIGVLDNTLILLMSDNGASAEGGVSGTVNEHRFTHRIRDDLTDNLAQLDEWGGPHTYPHYAWGWAWAGNTPFRLWKRYTWLGGTRVPFIAHWPKTIREGGGVRGQFAHAIDVLPTVLDACGVTAPESVDGIAQQPIQGASLLPSFSDPAAPNPRSVQYFEMMGSRAIFADGWKATTDHVPVGVMDEDLLLTGSRDFESDHWALFRLDEDFSESHDLAEDHPEVIEQLKEQWSNEAESNNVLPLLDSLIGRLSAVALPQYPVGLQVTLYPQAGPVLDEALPMLAGGGHILADVEVSPDSPSGVLFAIGDRNGGLAAYVVDGSLNVAVALPSGPLHLRSEQRLPSGRHLVGCVLRLVSGGVAIDAIVDDTVIATTTTEHALPFIWQHGGTHLTLGYDRGLPVSDDYQPPFAWNGDLHAVHVQAGQADLDQIDALRIALQSD; encoded by the coding sequence ATGAGCCTGCCCCAGCGCGCACCACAGGACGCGCCCAATGTCGTGGTGATCCTTCTGGATGACCTCGGCTTCGCTCAATTCGGTTGCTACGGGTCCGATATCGCTACTCCTGCAATCGATCGACTGGCGTCCGGAGGCCTGCGCTACAACCGGTTCCACGTCACCGCCCTGTGCTCGCCGACTCGGGCAGCGCTGCTGACCGGGCGCAATCACCACGCGGTCGGAATGGGTTTCCTCGCCGATCTGCCCACCACGCATCCCGGTTACACCGCGCACATTCCACGCTCGGCAGCAACGCTGCCACGGATTCTGCGGGACTCAGGCTGGAGCACGCTGGCGACCGGCAAATGGCATCTGGTTCCGCGCGGGGAGCGTGGCGGCGCGGGGCCGTTCGACCAATGGCCGCTGGGCTTGGGATTCGAGCGTTACTACGGATTTCTCCGGGGCGATGCCAATCAATGGGCACCGGAGCTGGTTCGTGACAATTCATTCGTCGAGCCGCCCGCTCGGCCCGACGAGGGATACCACCTGACCGAGGACCTCGCCGACGAAGCGATTCGGATGGTGCTGAGTCAACAGGCCAACGCCCCGGGCAAGCCGTTCTTCCTCTATTTCACTCCGGGCGCCATGCATTCGCCGCACCACGTGGAGCGCTCGTGGGCGGACGCCTACGCGGGCAAGTTCGATGTCGGATGGGATTCCTGGCGCGACGACTTGTTTGCTCGTCAGGTGAAATCCGGTGTTGTCCCGGCTGACACGACCTTGACGCCGCGGCCGCCGTGGGTGCCGGCCTGGGAGGACCTCAGCGCTGACGAACGCCGCCTCTACGCCCGGATGCACGAGGTCTATGCCGGTTTCCTGAGCCATACCGACGCGCAGATCGGCCGATTGGTCGACACTCTGGAGCGTATTGGCGTGCTCGACAACACCCTGATTCTGTTGATGTCTGACAACGGCGCCAGCGCCGAGGGCGGCGTATCGGGCACCGTCAACGAGCACCGGTTCACTCACCGAATCCGCGATGATCTCACCGACAACCTGGCACAGCTCGACGAGTGGGGCGGTCCGCACACCTACCCGCACTACGCGTGGGGCTGGGCGTGGGCCGGCAACACACCGTTTCGGCTGTGGAAGCGCTACACCTGGCTCGGGGGCACCCGGGTGCCATTCATCGCACACTGGCCCAAGACCATTCGCGAGGGCGGCGGGGTTCGTGGACAGTTCGCCCACGCCATCGACGTCCTGCCGACAGTGCTCGACGCGTGCGGAGTCACCGCCCCGGAGTCGGTGGACGGCATTGCCCAGCAGCCCATCCAGGGCGCCAGCCTGCTGCCCTCCTTCAGCGATCCCGCGGCACCCAATCCGCGTTCCGTGCAGTACTTCGAGATGATGGGTTCACGGGCGATCTTCGCCGACGGCTGGAAAGCCACCACCGATCACGTTCCGGTGGGCGTGATGGACGAGGACCTGCTGCTCACCGGCAGCCGCGATTTCGAGAGCGACCACTGGGCACTGTTCCGCCTCGACGAGGACTTCTCCGAGTCGCACGACCTCGCCGAGGACCATCCGGAAGTCATCGAGCAGCTCAAGGAACAATGGTCGAACGAAGCAGAGTCGAACAACGTTCTGCCGCTGCTGGACTCACTGATCGGTCGGCTATCCGCCGTGGCGCTGCCGCAGTATCCTGTCGGCCTGCAGGTCACGTTGTATCCGCAGGCCGGACCGGTGCTCGATGAGGCGCTGCCGATGCTTGCGGGCGGAGGTCACATCCTCGCCGATGTGGAGGTCTCGCCGGACTCCCCCAGCGGTGTGCTGTTCGCCATCGGCGACCGCAACGGCGGGTTGGCCGCCTACGTCGTCGACGGCAGCCTGAACGTCGCGGTGGCGTTGCCCAGCGGCCCGCTGCACCTGCGATCCGAGCAGCGCCTCCCCTCGGGCCGCCACCTCGTCGGTTGCGTACTACGACTGGTGTCCGGAGGTGTCGCCATCGACGCCATCGTCGATGACACCGTCATCGCAACTACGACGACCGAACATGCGCTGCCGTTCATCTGGCAGCACGGCGGCACGCACCTGACCCTCGGCTACGACCGTGGCCTACCGGTCTCCGATGACTACCAGCCACCCTTTGCCTGGAACGGGGACCTGCACGCGGTCCACGTTCAGGCGGGCCAAGCCGACCTGGACCAGATCGACGCGCTGCGCATAGCCCTGCAATCCGATTAG